The Chanodichthys erythropterus isolate Z2021 chromosome 5, ASM2448905v1, whole genome shotgun sequence sequence tacaattgcaaaaaaaaaaaatgttaaagttTCTCAGTAGATTCTGATATCCGTGGAATAACACGGTCCCCTACAGATAAGATGGAGACAGCAGTGGAGTTCCATGCTGATTGGTGAGCCAAGTAAACACCAAAAGTCACCTAAGAACAAGAGCCGAGGAGAAAAGAAAAGTAATGTGatttttcatatattataaatgtcattCTTATAAAAGCAATCAAATACAGAAAACAAGAATAAGAAGTTTTGGTTTTACAGACCCTTCCACTCCTGCATTCAGAAAGAGACCTAAGGGGTTCCTGGGTCATAGTGGCAGATTTTTGATCAACTCCAATCATCTGACAGCGGCCACATCTCCCCATCACcttaaacaaaacataaagaaGAGGCCTGAATATCTGTTTTAATTCTTGCTGATTATGTGTCTATTACCTATTTCCACTAACCTGAAACTTTGTGCCTCCAACTGTCAAGTAAGACCAGTCATCCTCTTCAAACGGCTCCTGTCCTGAGATGACCAGATTCGCCCTGAAACGCTGAATGAGCCGTTCCTTGTCGCTCCATGTTTCTTCATTCTCACTATCGTGTCTTTAACATGCCAAAGATAACAAGAACATAAAATAATGAAGACATGTAATTCATATATGCAGAGTACAGGCTGACAATTTTAAAAAGACAGACTAGCAATTTAAAGTCATCTGTTAGCCATCTAATAGACAATCACATTTAGGTAGCGTCAGATGTTATACAACCAAATAAATAGCTCTGTATTGGTCAGGTGTAGCTGTTGTAAGTGAATTGGGCATTACTATACCTGTTGGCAATGTGATCTTGTAGAAAAGACACACTGGCTCTGCTAATAAGAAGAAACTGAGCCTCATTCACCAGAGAGAGAGCAGTGGGACAACAGGCTGGATAGGGACACATcaggaaaaaaaagttgaaacaATTGTAGACAGACTTTGTTACAATAGCTTGGAAAATCTGAGCATAGTTTAAGTCATTGTTGAGGTCACTTCTGAATCATAATTTCTAGGTTCTTATCTCTGAAGAAAAATCTGAAAAGCAAAGGTCTCAATTTTCTCTCTGTTTAATCTCACTGTTATGTAAGAAACAATTGAGATcatatttgtgatttttttttctattgggAAGAAATGTAAAAAGAAGCTATAAATTGCTTTCTGACTTCCATGATTTAAAAATGCTGAATTCTGAAAGCAACCCAATTAATATATCTAAAATTGAATGACTgttactttaaaggtgccctagaaccagttttaataagatgtaatataagtctaaggtgtcccctgaacgtgtctgtgaagtttcagctcaaaataccccatcaattttttttttaatcttttttttactgcctattttgagccataattatatatgcaccgattcagtgcgcggcccctttaaatctcgtgctcccccgcccccgagctctcgactgccttaaccagcataaacaaagttcacacagctaatataaccctcaaaatggatctttacaaagtgttcatcgtTCATGCtacatgcatgcatcgattcctgtttgtatagtatttatttggatgtttacatttgtgcaaatattgggggcgtacaccccgactgttacgtaacagtcggtgttatgttgagattcgcctgttcttcggaggtcttttaaacaaatgagatttacataagaagaagtctcaatggtgtttgagactcactgtatgtcatttccatgtactgaactcttgttattcatctatgctGAGGTTTAACACTGTTTATTCATAATACAGAACCTAATGCTGGAACACACGACATGATTTTCACTACACGAAAGTCATCGGATTGGATCAtttctttaacctggcatacataTAACACACTATCACATTTCTATAATTCCAACCCCTTAAAGGATTGTTAGGTTGCATAAATTGCGTCAAACAGAACAagcatttcctataacactgaTGTACTTCTTACATTGTACATAATATTAGTCCATCTGTCTCTTTCTTGTCCTGATGTTACCCTATCAGATAGGGTcagtatccagatcagatggaccTGCACTTAGAGGCAGCCCTGAATGTCAGCGGAGACCATGACAAGACAAGCCCTAGAGACCAATCGCCATTGCAAAGACCTTGTCAAACAGCCCATGGTACAGACCCTCGGTGAGGATCACAAGAACCAGACAAGTCCTCTGCACAGACCCTATGGCCAGCTTCACCTCCTCCCCACCATTTGCCATCATGATGTATCCCATTCTTCAAGGAGAAGGAGCTGGATGAAATATTCTGAATGATATCAATCCACAATCTGACTTGTGATGCAGTCTGGACACATAATCACATCATGTTCGTTCATTTGGAAAAAAAGAGGACTGGACCCCcaactgagcctggtttctcccaaggttttctTGTCACCGATGGGGTTTCGGTTCCTTGCCACGTACTCTGGCTAGCAATACTGACTTGACTGCAATGACACTATTGGATGagctgagctggatgatgacatcactgatTTCTGTAGAGAtgctttatagctgaattgAACTCATTTTAGAATTGATGAACTTCACACAgtcattgaactgaactgaatcaacactgaactgacttcagcttaTCACTctaaagctgctttaaaacattcagtattgtataaagtgtcatagaaataaaggtgacttgacttgacacattacacaacatttcaataggaagaatcgccaaCAACTCTGTCTGATCAACAAACTACATTTCACAACAAACACAGGTGAGAAGTGACACAGGAAATAAAGTAAGATCACAAGTTCTCACATGAGACTACATGTCATGGTAGCTCACAAGAAGCTTGCAATCCAAATTGTctgtgtgctgatttgcagaaaaaagaagaatatggaggagagAATGGTTGCTTGcagaagccatgcttgctgatgttCTGTTGCAGGTCTGTGACTCCACCCCCTGAACTTTTACTTGCCCTgtatctttctctctcattggctgtaggTCTTCGCCAATGTAATTTCCTGTCAAAACACATTCCCAAAagcatgctaaatatctcaTGGGCATTGGTGATGCATCGGCACTTCTCTCAGATTGTGCTTCTtaggcagttgtggcctaatggtttgAGTGTCAGACTTGTAACCCGAAGGTCGCAGGTTCAAGTCTCAGTACcagcaggaaatgtaggtgCCTCTGAGCagggcacctaacccccaattgcTCCCCAGGTGccgtagcaaaaaaaaaaacagaaaaaaaaagaaaaaaagattgcCCACTGCTCCATACTTGGCTACACGTCATGTCACTAATGCGAACAAGCACCGATTTGCCTCTGAATTCTGTGAAAATTGGGGCTGAAATCGTGTAGTGTGTAGCCAGCACAATTATTAATATAGCTAATATTAAATTTTAACTACAGATTTTGTTACgttccaaaaaataaataaataaatatatacaaatacaaatctTGTATTTTACCTTTTTCTCGTCCAAATTTCATATCACGCAGGAACTCCGGTCTCTGCCTTATAAGACGACAAGGTTTTCCCAGAAACTCTGTAAGCCAGGCTGAAACTTCCTCCCCACAATCCACTGTCTGTACCCTACACCAAAGACACATTAATATTAATCTACAACAATATTCATATTAAGCTGCAGTATTAAGCTACAAGATTCAAACATATGAAACtgttaatacattttaagcTTAACAATGTCTAAATGCATATTCTAACGATATAAAATGAAAGGGCTCAATGACATTTTTTGATGGGCTTGTGTTTTATCTTCATACCTGTCACCGCAAACTTTGGTTTGGGATGTTCTTAGATCTGAAATCTCTAGATTATTCTCCAAGGGAACAGTGACTGCTTCCATGCCTGAGACAGGACACAAAAATCACCTTATCTCATGAGATGTCTGcagttattgttttttaaaaagctgtagTGATGTTCTTTGTACTACACTTATTAGGAACAGCAAATGTCTGACCTGAGACCTGCAGCTGCAGTGTGTTGGAGGCCAGACAGATGATAGGGCGGATGAGACACAGTTTTGGCTCCCTTTTCTGGCTCAGACAAACCCCATTCTCATTCACAACCATCCACAAACGGTCATACAACAAACCCTGTGGTCCCAATGGCCACTCGGTCACCTGTTAGGTCAGTCACAACAAATGAGTACTTGCCATGAAAACTAATTACATTAACCTGCATTtcattgccaaaaaaaaaaaatctttctgtaCCTCAAATGATGCACATGATTTAACAGGGTAGATAAAGAGATTGGTTAGAGTATGACTAATGCCATTGTCCTTTGCTTCTTTTGACACAGATGGTGTTATTCTCTCAGGTGAAGGGGTGATAACTTGCTCATGCTCTAGTTGGCCATTTGTTATTAATGTCAGATGATAAGAGGCTGATGACTCTTTTGGTGCAGCTGACTTTAACTTGGTTAGTCTCTTTTGGTCCAAGATTAGTGGTTTGTCCACAAAACAATTCACAACAAACCGAAGAAAGTTCAGACAGTCCTCAAAACTGGACATATATCCAAAAGACACACGGATAGATCCTGTGGGACGTCCTTCAACCAGATCAATGTTGTCTCCACAGACATGACCGGCCTTGAAAAGAACCATTCCATAACAATTATTTCAaacatcttattttttttaacatccatccatccatctgtctctgTGTTGTTCTATCTGTCTgacgttctatctatctatctatctatctatctatctatctatctatctatctatctatctatctatctatctatctatctatctatctatctatctatctatctatctatctatctatctatctgttgttccatccatccatctgtccatctatctgtcctcatctatctatctatctatctatctatctatctatctatctatctatctatctatctatctatctgtctgtcctcATTCATCCATCATCCGTCCTttgttatctatctatctatctatctatctatctatctatctatctatctatctatctatctatctatctatctatctgtctgtctgtttgtctgtctgtaagTTCTAATTGTCATGCAAACATCAAATTTTGTATTGGCGGACATCCACTTACATGCAAATTACTCTTCACATTTTGGTTGCTGATAGCCAGATAATGTTGGCAGGCTCCTGTGTTGCAGAAACAGCCTGTGCGAATATGAATGTTGAAGAGACTGGCCATTTTTTCCACctggcaaaaaacaaacaaacaataagcAAAGACATAGTCAACTTTTTCTAATTCTTACATTATAGATTTTCTTCATTATCTGAACAGATGTGAGAAACAGTTTACAGAATGTGTTTATAAATATACCTCTTTTTACAGGGTAATCTGGGGAGAACGTAACACaacccaaaaaaaaataaatagtaacATTTGGCAATTCCTGACTGACCTGAGAATACCCTACTGTTCGTCCATGACAGTCCAGTAGACTAAAGTTGAGGATTGCACCCTGTTCAGCAATATTTTGAAAGTCATTATCACAGTGGATCTGTGCCACAGGTCTTCCATTGCTATGACACAGGCACGAGAGGATAATGTGGGAGTAACGAGCCAAACCAAAGGTGTGAAGCTGAATGTTCAGCATACTCCCTGAAAACCAAAAACATCCACTTTTAATGTAGAATGAGAATCATAACCATGTTCAACACGTAAATCATAAACTTCTGAACCTgtaagtttttgaagcatttcaAAACCATGATGGAGAGAAATGATGTCAAGGAAGGAGATTGTGCCATCCTCAAACCTGATAAAGTCATGAAAAAAAGAATTATTACACATTAAACAAATTATGACAGCTCTAGTAGCATCAACTATGCTGCTTGCCAATAATTAGAGGTCAAATATCTTACCTGCTGGCTACATTTGGCTTTGGTACAAAATAGTTCTCTGCCACAAGATACGCTGCTGCTGTCCCTCCTCCAAAGTAACTTTTTCTCAAGAACCCAGCAGTCTCATTCCTCACCAGCAAGGCTCCGAGTCCAGTCGGGAAGCCAAACATTTTGTAGAAGGATATTGGCACAAAATCAGCTG is a genomic window containing:
- the mocos gene encoding molybdenum cofactor sulfurase isoform X1 codes for the protein METQSSQDFQDLCTFESFKSFWHYYGYGVDQQELIDREFKRIKGITYLDHAGTTLFPESQIKEFYDDISRNVYGNPHSHNPSSRLTHDTVESVRYRILEHFNTCPEEYSVIFTSGCTAALKLVADTFPWKAVSNEEPGSQFCYLTDNHTSVVGIRGVAALQGVGTISVLPHEVEARAKKPPTQTNGEEECSTPHLFCYPAQSNFSGRKYPLSYVKGIQSQQLYPACEHHGRWFVLLDAACFVSCSPLDLSQYPADFVPISFYKMFGFPTGLGALLVRNETAGFLRKSYFGGGTAAAYLVAENYFVPKPNVASRFEDGTISFLDIISLHHGFEMLQKLTGSMLNIQLHTFGLARYSHIILSCLCHSNGRPVAQIHCDNDFQNIAEQGAILNFSLLDCHGRTVGYSQVEKMASLFNIHIRTGCFCNTGACQHYLAISNQNVKSNLHAGHVCGDNIDLVEGRPTGSIRVSFGYMSSFEDCLNFLRFVVNCFVDKPLILDQKRLTKLKSAAPKESSASYHLTLITNGQLEHEQVITPSPERITPSVSKEAKDNGISHTLTNLFIYPVKSCASFEVTEWPLGPQGLLYDRLWMVVNENGVCLSQKREPKLCLIRPIICLASNTLQLQVSGMEAVTVPLENNLEISDLRTSQTKVCGDRVQTVDCGEEVSAWLTEFLGKPCRLIRQRPEFLRDMKFGREKACCPTALSLVNEAQFLLISRASVSFLQDHIANRHDSENEETWSDKERLIQRFRANLVISGQEPFEEDDWSYLTVGGTKFQVMGRCGRCQMIGVDQKSATMTQEPLRSLSECRSGRVTFGVYLAHQSAWNSTAVSILSVGDRVIPRISESTEKL
- the mocos gene encoding molybdenum cofactor sulfurase isoform X2, coding for METQSSQDFQDLCTFESFKSFWHYYGYGVDQQELIDREFKRIKGNPHSHNPSSRLTHDTVESVRYRILEHFNTCPEEYSVIFTSGCTAALKLVADTFPWKAVSNEEPGSQFCYLTDNHTSVVGIRGVAALQGVGTISVLPHEVEARAKKPPTQTNGEEECSTPHLFCYPAQSNFSGRKYPLSYVKGIQSQQLYPACEHHGRWFVLLDAACFVSCSPLDLSQYPADFVPISFYKMFGFPTGLGALLVRNETAGFLRKSYFGGGTAAAYLVAENYFVPKPNVASRFEDGTISFLDIISLHHGFEMLQKLTGSMLNIQLHTFGLARYSHIILSCLCHSNGRPVAQIHCDNDFQNIAEQGAILNFSLLDCHGRTVGYSQVEKMASLFNIHIRTGCFCNTGACQHYLAISNQNVKSNLHAGHVCGDNIDLVEGRPTGSIRVSFGYMSSFEDCLNFLRFVVNCFVDKPLILDQKRLTKLKSAAPKESSASYHLTLITNGQLEHEQVITPSPERITPSVSKEAKDNGISHTLTNLFIYPVKSCASFEVTEWPLGPQGLLYDRLWMVVNENGVCLSQKREPKLCLIRPIICLASNTLQLQVSGMEAVTVPLENNLEISDLRTSQTKVCGDRVQTVDCGEEVSAWLTEFLGKPCRLIRQRPEFLRDMKFGREKACCPTALSLVNEAQFLLISRASVSFLQDHIANRHDSENEETWSDKERLIQRFRANLVISGQEPFEEDDWSYLTVGGTKFQVMGRCGRCQMIGVDQKSATMTQEPLRSLSECRSGRVTFGVYLAHQSAWNSTAVSILSVGDRVIPRISESTEKL